In the genome of Fulvivirga maritima, one region contains:
- the holA gene encoding DNA polymerase III subunit delta, which yields MALTPEGILSDLKNKKYSPVYFFQGEETYYIDLLTDYIEDNVLTDTEKGFNQIILYGRDVQMNEVLTNARRFPMMAERQVVIVKEAQNISDINKESGQKLLIDYIKNPVGSTILVFAHKNKSLDKRKSLGKLIEKHAVALTTKKLYDNQVPAWVEKYLKSKGFSATTKAIQMLSDSIGNDLERLANEVDKILINYKEKIEINESIVQKYVGISKDYNVFELQKALIAKDVVKANQIINYFEANDKKNPIIPIIAVLFSFYSKLLMVVGSKDRSERNLASVLKVNPYFVKDYLLAARNYSPAQVINNIHYIKDADLKSKGVGNASASDGQLLKELVFKLLH from the coding sequence ATGGCATTAACTCCTGAAGGCATACTTTCGGACCTTAAGAATAAAAAATATTCACCTGTTTATTTCTTTCAGGGTGAGGAAACATACTATATAGACCTGCTTACAGATTACATAGAGGATAATGTGCTTACCGATACGGAAAAAGGTTTTAATCAGATTATCCTTTATGGTCGAGATGTGCAGATGAATGAGGTGCTTACTAATGCTCGCCGCTTCCCCATGATGGCTGAGCGGCAAGTGGTAATAGTAAAAGAAGCTCAGAATATTTCAGATATTAATAAAGAATCTGGACAAAAACTGCTAATAGATTACATCAAAAATCCGGTGGGGTCTACTATTTTGGTGTTTGCTCACAAGAATAAATCGCTGGATAAGCGGAAAAGTCTGGGCAAGTTAATAGAAAAACATGCCGTAGCGCTCACTACCAAAAAGCTATATGATAATCAGGTACCTGCCTGGGTAGAGAAATACCTGAAGTCAAAAGGCTTTAGTGCTACTACTAAGGCTATTCAAATGCTTTCTGACTCTATAGGTAATGACCTGGAAAGGCTTGCTAATGAGGTAGACAAGATCTTGATTAACTATAAAGAGAAAATAGAGATCAATGAAAGCATAGTGCAGAAGTATGTGGGCATTAGTAAAGATTATAATGTTTTTGAACTGCAAAAGGCACTAATAGCTAAAGATGTAGTAAAGGCCAATCAAATTATTAATTACTTTGAGGCTAATGATAAGAAGAATCCTATTATACCTATTATAGCAGTGCTTTTTTCGTTTTACAGTAAGCTGCTGATGGTGGTAGGGTCTAAAGACAGGTCTGAGCGCAACCTGGCTTCTGTGCTCAAAGTGAATCCTTATTTTGTGAAAGACTATTTGCTGGCCGCCAGAAATTATTCTCCAGCACAGGTGATCAACAACATACATTATATAAAAGATGCCGATTTAAAATCTAAAGGAGTGGGGAATGCTTCTGCTTCTGATGGGCAGCTTCTAAAAGAATTGGTTTTTAAACTTTTACACTGA